The Astyanax mexicanus isolate ESR-SI-001 chromosome 12, AstMex3_surface, whole genome shotgun sequence genome window below encodes:
- the LOC125806214 gene encoding DDB1- and CUL4-associated factor 1 isoform X2, translating into MILRIRFRPPRRPVRVMASATEGSVDSKAELTTLLEQWEREQQGSTQDLVTILTKISELVERETEEYHKADPDPFDDRHPGRADPECMLGHLLKILFKNDDFMNALVNSYAMTSREVSLNTSACRLLLNIMPGLETAVVFQEKEGIVERLFKWAREAEDPLRIYATGLLAGAMENQDIAANYREENSVLVPLMLQRLRELQEKDAETRKEFKRPSPRKSLEPLLPVDEEAVDGEFSASNPPSPSNKDSEQNNFVHDSDVEIPSQPSSTQKISGRANLSVKGLMKPASTLQSESDEPDGPGEGVRDWRKRSERENGRKAKQKLNFSLPEPERSFSELSNSSWSEMSPWVIGNNYHLYPLTPGIEQRLILQYLTPLGEYQELLAVFMQLGARELLMHYMDLKQTNDVQLTFEALKYLASLLLHKKFAAEFVAHGGVQKLLEIPRPSMAATGVSLCLYYLAYNQDAMERVCMLPPSLLAEVVSYTLWLLECSHASGCCHATMFFSICFSFRAVLDLFDKQDGLRRLVNLISTLEILNPEDQGALLSDDEIFSSRQTAKHTCMALRRYFEAHLAIKVEQVKQSLQRTEGGAPIHPQPYYKPCSYTHDQVVEMVEFLMEYGPVRLYWEPAEVFHKLSCVQLLLQLISIACDWRTYYGRSDTVRYALDILSILTVIPKTQLLLAENVAVLDEGGSTISTVGMSIVLVVAEGEVFVNDAEIQKSALQVVINCVCAPDKRVSSIGKFISGTPRRRLPQPHRPSESVLAKMWNVVQSNNGIKVLLSLLTVKMPITDADQIRALSCKALVGLARSATVRQIISKLPLFSSGQIQQLMKEPVLQDKRSEHVRFCKYAAELIEQVSGKPLLIGTDVSLARLQRANVVAQSRITFPEKELLLLIRNHLMSKGLSDTASALTKEADLPMAIHTHSHTHTSVVASFTPVTVATPPSPAAIPRTPRLANGVAARLGGHTTHTVTQPLHPQPRPSTSQPPVPAPTASTHHTNTSPLIGRIVFSRERPSPCAAGGKKPRVLRQKSDHGAFSQSPAMKKQMDRHLPSPPALDGIITEYLREQHARCKNPVTTCPPFSLFTPHQCPEPKQRRQAPTNFTARHTRRVVYPKYGGVDGGCFDRHLIFSRFRPISVFREAEEDESGFMCCAFSARERFLMLGTCTGQLKLYNVFSGQEEASYSCHSSAITHLEPSRDGSLLLTSASWSYPLSALWGMKSVFIMKHSFLDDHYVEFSKLSQDRVIGTKEHIAHIYDIQTGQKTLTLNNPDLANNYKRNCATFNPTDDLVLNDGVMWDVRSAKAIHKFDKFNMNISGVFHPNGLEVIVNTEIWDLRTFHLLHTVPALDQCRIVFNNNGTVIYGAMLQADDEDDMMEQQMKSPFGSSFRTFDATDYKPIATIDVKRNIFDLCTDTKDCYLAVIENQDSINMDTVCRLYEVGRQRLAEEEEDEEDQEDEDQEEEDDEDDSDDDLDDIDTDPLLAELENDNNGEEEEDGDQDFSPSDDEEVARLLEEEGDDDDDDDDDDDDDDDDDDDDDDDSDDNDGDVDLVLDNNSSDNSDLEDDIILSLNE; encoded by the exons ATGATATTACGGATACGATTCCGGCCTCCCAGAAGACCAG TTCGGGTGATGGCGTCTGCCACCGAGGGCAGTGTGGACTCCAAAGCGGAGTTGACTACTCTGCTGGAGCAATGGGAAAGAGAACAACAGGGCAGCACTCAGGACCTGGTCACCATACTCACCAA AATCTCTGAGTTGGTcgagagagagacggaggagtATCACAAGGCTGATCCTGATCCGTTTGATGATCGTCATCCTG GAAGGGCAGACCCAGAGTGCATGCTGGGACACTTGTTGAAGATCCTGTTTAAGAATGATGACTTCATGAATGCG TTGGTGAACTCGTACGCCATGACAAGCAGAGAAGTCTCTCTGAACACCTCAGCCTGCAGACTGCTGCTGAACATCATGCCAGGTCTGGAGACTGCAGTGGTCTTTCAGGAAAAG gaGGGGATTGTAGAGCGCTTGTTTAAATGGGCCCGGGAGGCAGAGGATCCTCTGAGGATCTATGCTACAGGTCTTCTTGCAGGGGCTATGGAAAACCAGGACATTGCTGCCAACTACCGTGAAGAGAACTCTGTGCTG GTTCCCCTTATGCTGCAGAGACTTCGAGAGCTCCAGGAAAAAGATGCTGAAACCCGAAAGGAGTTTAAGCGGCCCAGCCCCCGCAAAAGCCTGGAGCCCCTCCTACCTGTAGACGAGGAGGCGGTTGATGGAGAGTTCTCTGCCAGCAACCCTCCCAGCCCCTCCAACAAAGATTCAGAACAGAACAACTTTGTGCACGATTCGGATGTTGAGATCCCCTCCCAGCCGAGTTCCACTCAGAAAATCAGCGGGAGAGCCAATTTGAGTGTCAAAGGGTTGATGAAACCTGCCTCGACCCTTCAGTCAGAATCGGATGAGCCGGATGGCCCTGGTGAGGGAGTGAGGGATTGGAGGAAGAGGTCAGAAAGAGAGAACGGAAGGAAAGCTAAGCAGAAGCTCAATTTCTCACTGCCAGAGCCTGAGCGCAGTTTCAGCGAGCTCTCCAACAGCAGCTGGTCGGAGATGAGTCCGTGGGTAATCGGGAACAACTATCACCTTTACCCCCTGACTCCAGGCATAGAGCAGAGGCTGATTCTGCAGTACCTCACGCCACTGGGAGAGTATCAGGAG CTGTTGGCTGTGTTCATGCAGCTTGGTGCTCGGGAGCTTCTCATGCATTACATGGACCTCAAACAGACCAATGATGTTCAGCTAACCTTTGAGGCACTCAAG TATCTAGCTTCTCTCTTGCTGCATAAGAAGTTTGCTGCAGAGTTCGTGGCTCATGGTGGAGTGCAGAAGCTTCTGGAAATCCCACGACCCTCCATGGCTGCAACAGGAGTTTCACTGTGTCTCTATTATCTAGCCTACAATCAAGATGCCATGGAGAGG GTGTGTATGCTGCCCCCCTCTCTTCTTGCTGAAGTGGTGAGTTACACTCTGTGGCTGTTGGAGTGTTCTCACGCCTCCGGCTGCTGCCATGCCACCATGTtcttctccatttgtttctcctTCCGAGCTGTGCTTGATCTGTTCGACAAGCAAGATGGGTTACGGCGTCTCGTTAACCTG ATAAGCACGCTGGAGATCCTAAACCCAGAAGACCAGGGGGCACTTTTAAGTGATGATGAGATTTTCTCCAGTAGACAGACAGCCAAGCACACCTGCATGGCTCTGCGCAGGTACTTTGAGGCACACTTGGCTATAAAGGTGGAGCAAGTCAAGCAGTCTTTGCAGCGCACTGAGGGAGGAGCACCTATACATCCCCAGCCGTATTACAAG CCTTGCTCCTACACTCACGATCAGGTGGTTGAGATGGTGGAGTTCCTGATGGAGTATGGTCCAGTACGCCTGTACTGGGAGCCTGCGGAAGTCTTCCACAAACTGTCCTGTGTGCAGCTCCTACTGCAGTTAATCTCCATTGCCTGCGATTGGAGAACTTACTATGGCAG GAGTGACACAGTGCGGTATGCGTTGGACATTCTCAGCATCCTGACTGTTATTCCAAAAACACAGCTCCTTTTGGCTGAGAATGTAGCTGTGCTGGATGAAGGTGGTTCTACTATATCGACAGTAG gcATGAGCATCGTGCTGGTCGTAGCTGAGGGCGAGGTATTTGTGAACGATGCAGAAATCCAGAAGTCAGCTCTACAGGTGGTGATCAACTGTGTGTGTGCTCCAGACAAGCGTGTGTCCAGCATAGGCAAGTTCATCTCCGGGACTCCGCGCCGACGCTTGCCCCAGCCGCACCGCCCCAGCGAGAGTGTCTTGGCCAAAATGTGGAATGTGGTCCAGTCCAACAATGGCATTAAGGTCCTGTTGTCTCTGCTCACTGTCAAAATGCCAATCACCGACGCAGACCAGATTCGAGCACTCTCGTGCAAAGCGCTAGTCGGCTTAGCACGTAGCGCCACTGTGCGGCAGATCATCAGCAAGCTGCCTCTGTTCAGCAGTGGACAGATCCAGCAGCTGATGAAGGAGCCTGTGCTTCAGGACAAACGCAGTGAGCACGTGCGGTTTTGCAAATACGCGGCTGAGCTCATAGAGCAAGTGTCTGGGAAGCCGCTGCTAATCGGTACGGATGTTTCCTTGGCACGGCTGCAGAGGGCTAACGTTGTGGCACAGTCACGCATTACGTTCCCTGAAAAGGAGTTGCTGCTGCTCATTCGGAACCATCTGATGTCAAAAGGCCTTTCTGACACTGCTTCTGCGCTCACCAAAGAGGCTGACCTGCCTATGGCCatccacacacattcacacactcacactagtgTAGTAGCATCATTCACACCGGTCACAGTAGCAACTCCACCTTCACCAGCTGCCATCCCAAGGACTCCTCGGCTTGCCAACGGGGTGGCAGCGCGGCTTGGAGGACACACCACTCATACAGTGACTCAGCCTCTTCACCCTCAGCCCCGCCCCTCTACCTCACAACCCCCAGTCCCAGCTCCTACGGCATCAACTCATCATACCAACACTTCTCCTCTCATTGGTCGGATCGTGTTCTCGAGGGAGCGGCCGTCCCCCTGTGCGGCAGGAGGGAAGAAGCCGCGAGTCTTGAGGCAGAAATCGGACCATGGAGCGTTTAGCCAAAGTCCTGCCATGAAGAAACAGATGGACCGCCATCTTCCATCCCCTCCAGCTCTTGATGG TATAATAACTGAATATCTGCGGGAACAGCATGCACGTTGCAAGAACCCAGTCACCACCTGCCCCCCCTTCAGTCTCTTCACTCCCCACCAGTGTCCTGAGCCAAAGCAGAGGCGCCAGGCCCCCACAAACTTCACTGCCCGTCACACACGCAGAGTTGTCTACCCCAAATACGGAGGGGTTGATGGAGGCTGCTTCGATAGACATCTCATCTTCAGCAG GTTCAGGCCGATCTCTGTGTTCAGAGAAGCCGAGGAGGATGAGAGTGGCTTCATGTGTTGTGCGTTCTCAGCACGGGAGCGCTTCCTCATGCTGGGCACATGCACAGGTCAGCTCAAGCTCTATAACGTCTTCAGTGGACAGGAGGAGGCAAGCTACAGCTGCcacagctctgcaatcacacatCTTGAACCTTCCAGG GACGGGTCTTTGCTGTTGACCTCTGCTTCATGGAGTTATCCTTTATCAGCTCTGTGGGGCATGAAATCTGTCTTCATAATGAA gcatTCCTTTTTAGATGATCATTATGTGGAGTTCAGTAAACTCTCACAGGACAGAGTAATAGGAACGAAGGAACACATCGCCCAT ATTTATGACATTCAAACTGGACAGAAGACTCTGACCTTGAACAACCCAGACCTGGCAAACAACTACAAGCGCAACTGTGCCACCTTCAATCCCACAGATGACCTTGTTCTGAATGATGGGGTCATGTGGGATGTGCGCTCGGCAAAAGCCATCCACAAGTTTGACAAGTTCAACATGAACATCAGTGGGGTTTTCCATCCTAATGGCCTGGAGGTCATCGTCAATACAGAGATT TGGGACTTGAGGACTTTCCACCTGCTGCACACGGTACCAGCACTGGATCAATGCAGGATCGTGTTCAACAACAATGGAACAGTCATTTATGGAG CAATGCTTCAGGCTGATGATGAAGACGACATGATGGAGCAGCAGATGAAGAGTCCCTTCGGTTCTTCTTTCAGGACCTTTGATGCCACGGACTACAAACCCATTG CCACCATTGATGTGAAGAGGAATATTTTTGACCTCTGTACAGACACCAAAGACTGCTATCTGGCAGTTATTGAA AACCAAGATTCCATAAATATGGACACGGTGTGTCGGCTTTATGAAGTTGGTCGACAGAGACttgctgaggaggaggaggatgaggaagatcAG GAGGATGAAGATCAAGAAGAAGAGGACGATGAAGATGACTCTGATGATGACCTGGACGATATTGACACAGACCCCCTGCTGGCAGAGCTGGAGAATGACAACaatggagaggaggaagaggatggaGATCAGGATTTTTCTCCCTCTGATGATGAAGAGGTTGCCCGCCTGCTGGAAGAAGAAGGGGATGACGATGACGATGAtgacgacgatgatgatgatgatgacgacgatgatgacgatgatgatgatgactcgGACGATAATGATGGAGATGTGGATCTAGTGCTGGATAACA
- the LOC125806214 gene encoding DDB1- and CUL4-associated factor 1 isoform X1, which produces MILRIRFRPPRRPVRVMASATEGSVDSKAELTTLLEQWEREQQGSTQDLVTILTKISELVERETEEYHKADPDPFDDRHPGRADPECMLGHLLKILFKNDDFMNALVNSYAMTSREVSLNTSACRLLLNIMPGLETAVVFQEKEGIVERLFKWAREAEDPLRIYATGLLAGAMENQDIAANYREENSVLVPLMLQRLRELQEKDAETRKEFKRPSPRKSLEPLLPVDEEAVDGEFSASNPPSPSNKDSEQNNFVHDSDVEIPSQPSSTQKISGRANLSVKGLMKPASTLQSESDEPDGPGEGVRDWRKRSERENGRKAKQKLNFSLPEPERSFSELSNSSWSEMSPWVIGNNYHLYPLTPGIEQRLILQYLTPLGEYQELLAVFMQLGARELLMHYMDLKQTNDVQLTFEALKYLASLLLHKKFAAEFVAHGGVQKLLEIPRPSMAATGVSLCLYYLAYNQDAMERVCMLPPSLLAEVVSYTLWLLECSHASGCCHATMFFSICFSFRAVLDLFDKQDGLRRLVNLISTLEILNPEDQGALLSDDEIFSSRQTAKHTCMALRRYFEAHLAIKVEQVKQSLQRTEGGAPIHPQPYYKPCSYTHDQVVEMVEFLMEYGPVRLYWEPAEVFHKLSCVQLLLQLISIACDWRTYYGRSDTVRYALDILSILTVIPKTQLLLAENVAVLDEGGSTISTVGMSIVLVVAEGEVFVNDAEIQKSALQVVINCVCAPDKRVSSIGKFISGTPRRRLPQPHRPSESVLAKMWNVVQSNNGIKVLLSLLTVKMPITDADQIRALSCKALVGLARSATVRQIISKLPLFSSGQIQQLMKEPVLQDKRSEHVRFCKYAAELIEQVSGKPLLIGTDVSLARLQRANVVAQSRITFPEKELLLLIRNHLMSKGLSDTASALTKEADLPMAIHTHSHTHTSVVASFTPVTVATPPSPAAIPRTPRLANGVAARLGGHTTHTVTQPLHPQPRPSTSQPPVPAPTASTHHTNTSPLIGRIVFSRERPSPCAAGGKKPRVLRQKSDHGAFSQSPAMKKQMDRHLPSPPALDGIITEYLREQHARCKNPVTTCPPFSLFTPHQCPEPKQRRQAPTNFTARHTRRVVYPKYGGVDGGCFDRHLIFSRFRPISVFREAEEDESGFMCCAFSARERFLMLGTCTGQLKLYNVFSGQEEASYSCHSSAITHLEPSRDGSLLLTSASWSYPLSALWGMKSVFIMKHSFLDDHYVEFSKLSQDRVIGTKEHIAHIYDIQTGQKTLTLNNPDLANNYKRNCATFNPTDDLVLNDGVMWDVRSAKAIHKFDKFNMNISGVFHPNGLEVIVNTEIWDLRTFHLLHTVPALDQCRIVFNNNGTVIYGAMLQADDEDDMMEQQMKSPFGSSFRTFDATDYKPIATIDVKRNIFDLCTDTKDCYLAVIENQDSINMDTVCRLYEVGRQRLAEEEEDEEDQEDEDQEEEDDEDDSDDDLDDIDTDPLLAELENDNNGEEEEDGDQDFSPSDDEEVARLLEEEGDDDDDDDDDDDDDDDDDDDDDDDSDDNDGDVDLVLDNTDSSDNSDLEDDIILSLNE; this is translated from the exons ATGATATTACGGATACGATTCCGGCCTCCCAGAAGACCAG TTCGGGTGATGGCGTCTGCCACCGAGGGCAGTGTGGACTCCAAAGCGGAGTTGACTACTCTGCTGGAGCAATGGGAAAGAGAACAACAGGGCAGCACTCAGGACCTGGTCACCATACTCACCAA AATCTCTGAGTTGGTcgagagagagacggaggagtATCACAAGGCTGATCCTGATCCGTTTGATGATCGTCATCCTG GAAGGGCAGACCCAGAGTGCATGCTGGGACACTTGTTGAAGATCCTGTTTAAGAATGATGACTTCATGAATGCG TTGGTGAACTCGTACGCCATGACAAGCAGAGAAGTCTCTCTGAACACCTCAGCCTGCAGACTGCTGCTGAACATCATGCCAGGTCTGGAGACTGCAGTGGTCTTTCAGGAAAAG gaGGGGATTGTAGAGCGCTTGTTTAAATGGGCCCGGGAGGCAGAGGATCCTCTGAGGATCTATGCTACAGGTCTTCTTGCAGGGGCTATGGAAAACCAGGACATTGCTGCCAACTACCGTGAAGAGAACTCTGTGCTG GTTCCCCTTATGCTGCAGAGACTTCGAGAGCTCCAGGAAAAAGATGCTGAAACCCGAAAGGAGTTTAAGCGGCCCAGCCCCCGCAAAAGCCTGGAGCCCCTCCTACCTGTAGACGAGGAGGCGGTTGATGGAGAGTTCTCTGCCAGCAACCCTCCCAGCCCCTCCAACAAAGATTCAGAACAGAACAACTTTGTGCACGATTCGGATGTTGAGATCCCCTCCCAGCCGAGTTCCACTCAGAAAATCAGCGGGAGAGCCAATTTGAGTGTCAAAGGGTTGATGAAACCTGCCTCGACCCTTCAGTCAGAATCGGATGAGCCGGATGGCCCTGGTGAGGGAGTGAGGGATTGGAGGAAGAGGTCAGAAAGAGAGAACGGAAGGAAAGCTAAGCAGAAGCTCAATTTCTCACTGCCAGAGCCTGAGCGCAGTTTCAGCGAGCTCTCCAACAGCAGCTGGTCGGAGATGAGTCCGTGGGTAATCGGGAACAACTATCACCTTTACCCCCTGACTCCAGGCATAGAGCAGAGGCTGATTCTGCAGTACCTCACGCCACTGGGAGAGTATCAGGAG CTGTTGGCTGTGTTCATGCAGCTTGGTGCTCGGGAGCTTCTCATGCATTACATGGACCTCAAACAGACCAATGATGTTCAGCTAACCTTTGAGGCACTCAAG TATCTAGCTTCTCTCTTGCTGCATAAGAAGTTTGCTGCAGAGTTCGTGGCTCATGGTGGAGTGCAGAAGCTTCTGGAAATCCCACGACCCTCCATGGCTGCAACAGGAGTTTCACTGTGTCTCTATTATCTAGCCTACAATCAAGATGCCATGGAGAGG GTGTGTATGCTGCCCCCCTCTCTTCTTGCTGAAGTGGTGAGTTACACTCTGTGGCTGTTGGAGTGTTCTCACGCCTCCGGCTGCTGCCATGCCACCATGTtcttctccatttgtttctcctTCCGAGCTGTGCTTGATCTGTTCGACAAGCAAGATGGGTTACGGCGTCTCGTTAACCTG ATAAGCACGCTGGAGATCCTAAACCCAGAAGACCAGGGGGCACTTTTAAGTGATGATGAGATTTTCTCCAGTAGACAGACAGCCAAGCACACCTGCATGGCTCTGCGCAGGTACTTTGAGGCACACTTGGCTATAAAGGTGGAGCAAGTCAAGCAGTCTTTGCAGCGCACTGAGGGAGGAGCACCTATACATCCCCAGCCGTATTACAAG CCTTGCTCCTACACTCACGATCAGGTGGTTGAGATGGTGGAGTTCCTGATGGAGTATGGTCCAGTACGCCTGTACTGGGAGCCTGCGGAAGTCTTCCACAAACTGTCCTGTGTGCAGCTCCTACTGCAGTTAATCTCCATTGCCTGCGATTGGAGAACTTACTATGGCAG GAGTGACACAGTGCGGTATGCGTTGGACATTCTCAGCATCCTGACTGTTATTCCAAAAACACAGCTCCTTTTGGCTGAGAATGTAGCTGTGCTGGATGAAGGTGGTTCTACTATATCGACAGTAG gcATGAGCATCGTGCTGGTCGTAGCTGAGGGCGAGGTATTTGTGAACGATGCAGAAATCCAGAAGTCAGCTCTACAGGTGGTGATCAACTGTGTGTGTGCTCCAGACAAGCGTGTGTCCAGCATAGGCAAGTTCATCTCCGGGACTCCGCGCCGACGCTTGCCCCAGCCGCACCGCCCCAGCGAGAGTGTCTTGGCCAAAATGTGGAATGTGGTCCAGTCCAACAATGGCATTAAGGTCCTGTTGTCTCTGCTCACTGTCAAAATGCCAATCACCGACGCAGACCAGATTCGAGCACTCTCGTGCAAAGCGCTAGTCGGCTTAGCACGTAGCGCCACTGTGCGGCAGATCATCAGCAAGCTGCCTCTGTTCAGCAGTGGACAGATCCAGCAGCTGATGAAGGAGCCTGTGCTTCAGGACAAACGCAGTGAGCACGTGCGGTTTTGCAAATACGCGGCTGAGCTCATAGAGCAAGTGTCTGGGAAGCCGCTGCTAATCGGTACGGATGTTTCCTTGGCACGGCTGCAGAGGGCTAACGTTGTGGCACAGTCACGCATTACGTTCCCTGAAAAGGAGTTGCTGCTGCTCATTCGGAACCATCTGATGTCAAAAGGCCTTTCTGACACTGCTTCTGCGCTCACCAAAGAGGCTGACCTGCCTATGGCCatccacacacattcacacactcacactagtgTAGTAGCATCATTCACACCGGTCACAGTAGCAACTCCACCTTCACCAGCTGCCATCCCAAGGACTCCTCGGCTTGCCAACGGGGTGGCAGCGCGGCTTGGAGGACACACCACTCATACAGTGACTCAGCCTCTTCACCCTCAGCCCCGCCCCTCTACCTCACAACCCCCAGTCCCAGCTCCTACGGCATCAACTCATCATACCAACACTTCTCCTCTCATTGGTCGGATCGTGTTCTCGAGGGAGCGGCCGTCCCCCTGTGCGGCAGGAGGGAAGAAGCCGCGAGTCTTGAGGCAGAAATCGGACCATGGAGCGTTTAGCCAAAGTCCTGCCATGAAGAAACAGATGGACCGCCATCTTCCATCCCCTCCAGCTCTTGATGG TATAATAACTGAATATCTGCGGGAACAGCATGCACGTTGCAAGAACCCAGTCACCACCTGCCCCCCCTTCAGTCTCTTCACTCCCCACCAGTGTCCTGAGCCAAAGCAGAGGCGCCAGGCCCCCACAAACTTCACTGCCCGTCACACACGCAGAGTTGTCTACCCCAAATACGGAGGGGTTGATGGAGGCTGCTTCGATAGACATCTCATCTTCAGCAG GTTCAGGCCGATCTCTGTGTTCAGAGAAGCCGAGGAGGATGAGAGTGGCTTCATGTGTTGTGCGTTCTCAGCACGGGAGCGCTTCCTCATGCTGGGCACATGCACAGGTCAGCTCAAGCTCTATAACGTCTTCAGTGGACAGGAGGAGGCAAGCTACAGCTGCcacagctctgcaatcacacatCTTGAACCTTCCAGG GACGGGTCTTTGCTGTTGACCTCTGCTTCATGGAGTTATCCTTTATCAGCTCTGTGGGGCATGAAATCTGTCTTCATAATGAA gcatTCCTTTTTAGATGATCATTATGTGGAGTTCAGTAAACTCTCACAGGACAGAGTAATAGGAACGAAGGAACACATCGCCCAT ATTTATGACATTCAAACTGGACAGAAGACTCTGACCTTGAACAACCCAGACCTGGCAAACAACTACAAGCGCAACTGTGCCACCTTCAATCCCACAGATGACCTTGTTCTGAATGATGGGGTCATGTGGGATGTGCGCTCGGCAAAAGCCATCCACAAGTTTGACAAGTTCAACATGAACATCAGTGGGGTTTTCCATCCTAATGGCCTGGAGGTCATCGTCAATACAGAGATT TGGGACTTGAGGACTTTCCACCTGCTGCACACGGTACCAGCACTGGATCAATGCAGGATCGTGTTCAACAACAATGGAACAGTCATTTATGGAG CAATGCTTCAGGCTGATGATGAAGACGACATGATGGAGCAGCAGATGAAGAGTCCCTTCGGTTCTTCTTTCAGGACCTTTGATGCCACGGACTACAAACCCATTG CCACCATTGATGTGAAGAGGAATATTTTTGACCTCTGTACAGACACCAAAGACTGCTATCTGGCAGTTATTGAA AACCAAGATTCCATAAATATGGACACGGTGTGTCGGCTTTATGAAGTTGGTCGACAGAGACttgctgaggaggaggaggatgaggaagatcAG GAGGATGAAGATCAAGAAGAAGAGGACGATGAAGATGACTCTGATGATGACCTGGACGATATTGACACAGACCCCCTGCTGGCAGAGCTGGAGAATGACAACaatggagaggaggaagaggatggaGATCAGGATTTTTCTCCCTCTGATGATGAAGAGGTTGCCCGCCTGCTGGAAGAAGAAGGGGATGACGATGACGATGAtgacgacgatgatgatgatgatgacgacgatgatgacgatgatgatgatgactcgGACGATAATGATGGAGATGTGGATCTAGTGCTGGATAACA